A stretch of Cicer arietinum cultivar CDC Frontier isolate Library 1 chromosome 5, Cicar.CDCFrontier_v2.0, whole genome shotgun sequence DNA encodes these proteins:
- the LOC101499066 gene encoding mini zinc finger protein 3-like, giving the protein MKKRQVVVKRDVANNTSSSVIRNIRYGECQKNHAANIGGYAVDGCREFMANTGEGTIGSLTCAACGCHRNFHRREVHTEVVCEYSPPNSSR; this is encoded by the coding sequence ATGAAGAAGAGACAGGTTGTTGTTAAAAGAGATGTGGCTAACAACACTTCATCTTCAGTGATAAGAAATATTAGATATGGAGAGTGTCAAAAGAATCATGCAGCAAATATTGGAGGGTATGCTGTGGATGGTTGCAGAGAGTTTATGGCTAATACAGGGGAAGGAACAATTGGATCTCTTACATGTGCTGCTTGTGGTTGTCATAGAAACTTTCATAGAAGAGAAGTGCACACCGAAGTTGTTTGTGAGTACTCTCCGCCTAATTCGAGTCGCTGA
- the LOC140920456 gene encoding uncharacterized protein yields MTEAIQAMNAMAAAMAQQVAIQAQRDAQRDQRDEAASAARALNEFRRQDPPKFKGEHDPDKADLWLQEIEKIFEILHCSDNAKVEYATYLMIGEAEYWWRGAKKMMETNHEELTWEAFQNKFLEKYFPKSARAEKEAQFLKLYQGNLTIAEYAAKFESLAKHFRYFLNQIDEEYMCERFESGLRYEIKELVGPLEIR; encoded by the coding sequence ATGACTGAAGCAATCCAAGCCATGAATGCAATGGCCGCAGCAATGGCCCAACAAGTTGCGATCCAGGCTCAACGAGATGCACAGAGGGATCAGAGGGATGAAGCAGCCAGTGCTGCAAGAGCATTGAATGAATTTCGTCGACAAGATCCACCTAAATTCAAAGGGGAACATGACCCCGACAAGGCTGATCTTTGGCTGCAAGAAAtcgagaagatcttcgagatctTACACTGCTCTGACAATGCGAAAGTAGAGTATGCAACCTACTTGATGATTGGTGAAGCTGAATACTGGTGGCGAGGTGCAAAGAAAATGATGGAGACAAATCATGAAGAGCTAACCTGGGAGGCTTTCCAGAATAAGTTCCTAGAAAAATACTTCCCGAAAAGTGCTAGGGCTGAGAAGGAGGCCCAATTCCTGAAGTTGTATCAAGGGAATCTCACGATAGCGGAATATGCGGCAAAGTTCGAGTCCCTAGCAAAGCACTTCCGCTATTTCCTAAATCAGATAGATGAAGAATACATGTGTGAGAGGTTTGAAAGCGGGCTTAGGTATGAGATTAAGGAGTTAGTGGGGCCCTTGGAGATACGTTAA